The following are from one region of the Gammaproteobacteria bacterium genome:
- the rluD gene encoding 23S rRNA pseudouridine(1911/1915/1917) synthase RluD, which yields MSSTEHLSSKIPHEMAGMRLDQALAELFSSYSRARLQQWIRNGLVTVDDRQLRAKDKVLGGERVDVMATLEDEVSSQPQRIPLEILYEDETLLVINKPAGLVVHPAAGNPDGTMLNALLHHAPELVSVPRAGIVHRLDKETSGLLVVARTLKAQTHLVQQLQERAFEREYEAVAVGVMLSGGSVDAPIGRHPVDRKRMAVSQRGRPAVTHYRVAERFRAHTHVRVHLETGRTHQIRVHMAHIRYPLFGDPVYGGRLRIPPQSSEQFTEALRNFRRQALHAVRLGLTHPESGEVMQWQAPLPADMDYLLRVLREDNAAHEQ from the coding sequence ATGTCAAGCACCGAGCATTTATCTTCCAAAATTCCCCATGAAATGGCCGGTATGCGTCTGGATCAGGCGTTGGCCGAGCTGTTTTCCAGCTATTCGCGTGCGCGCCTGCAACAATGGATACGCAACGGGCTGGTGACGGTCGACGACCGGCAGTTACGCGCCAAGGATAAGGTGCTGGGTGGGGAGCGCGTTGATGTGATGGCGACGCTGGAGGACGAGGTGTCGTCGCAGCCACAACGGATTCCTCTGGAAATACTCTATGAGGACGAGACACTGTTGGTGATCAACAAACCTGCCGGACTGGTGGTCCACCCAGCGGCGGGTAATCCGGATGGCACGATGCTCAATGCGCTGCTGCATCATGCCCCGGAGCTGGTCAGTGTGCCGCGCGCGGGGATTGTGCATCGCCTGGATAAGGAAACCAGTGGCCTGCTGGTGGTGGCGCGAACGCTCAAGGCGCAAACCCATCTCGTGCAACAGCTTCAGGAACGTGCTTTTGAGCGTGAATACGAGGCGGTAGCAGTGGGGGTGATGCTCTCCGGCGGCAGCGTGGATGCTCCAATCGGGCGCCATCCCGTGGACCGCAAGCGTATGGCGGTATCCCAACGTGGCAGACCAGCGGTGACTCACTACCGTGTCGCGGAGCGTTTCCGCGCCCACACCCATGTCCGGGTGCATCTGGAGACCGGGCGCACTCACCAGATCCGTGTTCATATGGCGCATATCCGTTATCCGCTGTTTGGCGATCCCGTGTATGGCGGGCGCTTGCGCATCCCGCCGCAGAGCAGCGAACAATTCACCGAGGCTCTGCGCAATTTCAGGCGTCAGGCCCTGCACGCCGTGCGCCTCGGGCTGACCCATCCCGAGAGTGGCGAAGTGATGCAGTGGCAGGCGCCGCTACCCGCCGACATGGATTATCTGCTGCGAGTATTACGAGAAGACAATGCTGCCCATGAGCAATGA
- the pgeF gene encoding peptidoglycan editing factor PgeF, whose product MSNDGLVPDWPAPPRVRAFTTTRQGGVSPAPYASLNLGGHVGDAPQAVAANRTQVVRQLGLPGMPLWLNQVHGITVVDAAHAAPGCAADASFTREPGVVCAVLTADCLPLLLCDKAGSTVAAVHAGWRGLAAGVIEVTLAAMQVPPEDLMVWLGPAIGPHAFEVGSEVREAFTSHDSAAAEAFHPSSAGCWLADIYQLARQRLARQGVTAVYGGERCTYTEAQHFYSYRRDDVTGRMASLIWIE is encoded by the coding sequence ATGAGCAATGATGGTCTAGTGCCGGATTGGCCTGCCCCGCCCCGCGTGCGCGCATTCACTACCACGCGCCAGGGTGGCGTGAGTCCCGCGCCTTATGCAAGTCTCAATCTGGGGGGGCATGTGGGCGACGCTCCCCAGGCTGTCGCCGCCAATCGCACGCAAGTCGTGCGCCAGCTCGGTTTGCCGGGGATGCCGCTGTGGCTTAATCAAGTGCATGGCATAACAGTAGTGGACGCAGCTCATGCCGCTCCAGGCTGCGCGGCGGACGCCAGCTTCACTCGTGAGCCCGGCGTGGTATGCGCGGTGTTGACGGCTGACTGCTTGCCGCTGTTGCTGTGCGACAAGGCGGGGAGTACGGTGGCCGCCGTTCATGCCGGTTGGCGCGGCTTGGCGGCGGGGGTTATTGAGGTCACGCTGGCCGCCATGCAGGTTCCACCCGAGGATCTTATGGTGTGGCTGGGTCCGGCGATTGGCCCGCACGCCTTCGAGGTGGGTTCGGAAGTGCGCGAGGCATTTACGAGCCATGATTCTGCCGCTGCTGAGGCATTTCACCCTTCATCCGCAGGCTGTTGGCTGGCGGATATCTATCAACTTGCGCGGCAGCGCTTGGCACGGCAGGGCGTCACAGCCGTTTATGGCGGCGAACGATGCACATACACTGAGGCTCAGCATTTTTATTCCTACCGCCGCGATGACGTTACCGGGCGCATGGCGAGCCTGATTTGGATTGAATAA